The following coding sequences are from one Myxococcales bacterium window:
- a CDS encoding DUF1592 domain-containing protein — translation MRRLTNQEYARTLADLLDLDVGGLSLPPEEEVHGFKNNAEALTFSPVLAERHLLIAETLSSRAVMDLPKLTGCGEKQDEDCAKAFISRLGQRAWRRPLEPTESANLLDMFREGSKAGFAEGVRLVVQALLMSPSFAYRTEQGEGGPDGQLRPTSWEMASRLSYLMWGTMPDAELFAAAADDKLKTEEQVLAQAERLLKSPRSRIPMQEFFVEWLGLEGVQTVTKDAKAYPGFSAAVAEAQSQEIAKFLEAAFWSDEGGFADLFTSKDTFVNSVLAKHYQLPEPAGATFERRTFPDDNRAGILSMGGLMAKLAAPDQTSPTLRGVFVRERVLCYELEPPPVSVDNVLPSPTPATTTRGRVNDHQSDPNCSGCHRLFDPIGFGFERFDAVGRLRDTDGGKPVDDSGEVFGSSIGSFRGAAELGRKLAADEGAARCMATNFLRFALGRSETPADENTVTAMKDQLLSGDKPLWALIPTLVTSDRFVSPSSSQGVKP, via the coding sequence ATGCGCCGGCTGACGAACCAGGAGTACGCGCGCACCTTGGCTGACCTGCTGGACCTCGACGTGGGCGGGCTGAGCTTGCCTCCCGAGGAGGAAGTGCATGGCTTCAAGAACAACGCCGAAGCCCTGACATTCTCACCCGTGTTGGCAGAACGACACTTGCTCATCGCAGAAACACTGTCTTCACGCGCGGTGATGGATCTGCCGAAGCTCACGGGTTGCGGCGAAAAACAAGACGAAGACTGCGCGAAAGCGTTCATCTCACGGCTGGGGCAACGCGCCTGGCGCCGGCCTCTGGAACCGACGGAAAGCGCCAACTTGCTCGATATGTTCCGAGAGGGATCCAAAGCGGGATTCGCAGAAGGTGTGCGGCTCGTCGTGCAGGCTCTGCTCATGTCCCCCTCGTTCGCGTATCGGACCGAGCAGGGCGAAGGTGGGCCTGATGGGCAGCTCCGTCCCACCTCCTGGGAGATGGCGTCGCGCCTGTCGTATTTGATGTGGGGCACGATGCCCGATGCCGAGCTCTTTGCAGCGGCCGCAGACGACAAGCTCAAGACCGAGGAGCAGGTCCTGGCGCAAGCGGAACGGCTCCTCAAAAGCCCCCGGTCACGCATTCCGATGCAGGAGTTTTTCGTGGAGTGGCTGGGCCTCGAAGGCGTGCAGACCGTTACGAAGGACGCAAAAGCATATCCAGGCTTCAGTGCCGCCGTGGCGGAGGCTCAAAGCCAGGAGATCGCGAAGTTTCTCGAGGCTGCGTTCTGGTCGGACGAGGGCGGTTTTGCGGATCTGTTCACCAGCAAAGACACCTTCGTGAACAGCGTGCTGGCAAAGCATTATCAGCTTCCCGAACCGGCGGGCGCGACCTTCGAAAGGCGAACCTTTCCTGATGACAACCGGGCCGGTATTCTGAGCATGGGCGGCTTGATGGCCAAGCTGGCCGCGCCCGACCAAACCTCCCCCACCTTGCGTGGGGTGTTCGTTCGCGAACGGGTGCTGTGCTACGAGTTGGAGCCCCCTCCGGTTTCGGTCGACAACGTTCTGCCGTCCCCCACACCCGCGACGACAACCCGCGGCAGGGTCAATGATCACCAATCCGACCCGAATTGTTCCGGATGCCACCGGCTCTTTGATCCTATCGGCTTCGGTTTCGAGCGTTTCGACGCGGTAGGAAGGTTGCGAGACACAGACGGGGGCAAGCCCGTAGATGATTCCGGTGAAGTGTTCGGCTCCTCGATAGGAAGTTTCAGAGGCGCCGCAGAGCTCGGTCGCAAGCTAGCGGCAGACGAAGGCGCCGCCCGTTGCATGGCCACCAACTTTCTCAGGTTTGCGTTGGGGCGTTCCGAGACACCGGCCGACGAGAACACGGTCACTGCGATGAAGGACCAGCTTTTGTCCGGTGACAAGCCGCTTTGGGCTTTGATTCCGACGCTGGTGACCTCCGATCGTTTTGTCTCCCCTTCATCGAGCCAAGGAGTGAAGCCATGA
- a CDS encoding RHS domain-containing protein: protein MLVSTHFDPVIGLDIHIVLVPTPAGPVPTPLPFPFVGVVWKPPGNPVAILKKMIKEAPKRLGKAAVKQLFQGGNALEEEISAMEDEIVSESLGEFANIGKGKVQVNQLPVTHTGDGVKLLVPHPPVPGPFQKPPSNDAELLFGGLMVAFEDAMVVRLGDIAMSCFDPTGRAPVSTVLAIPKGPLVLVPRPPVPDLKLIAQKIKDWAKGKLQKVAAKLKRKLFKQFRKHQKRSLRWKQLSAVVQVRCRKDDKGLRSMWNRKVCRVTGHPVDVATGRMFTDNVDFELPGPLPLRFERVYDTSLSYRRGPLGHGWFHSLDVALYPKRGAMVLRAEDGREIEFSTWELPDHVFQVGTSVRHPIERSTLRCVGRQKFELETADGLIWSFGPVAGTPELKAIEKRRRDGAAIRFAYDAGGLLEHVVDSTGRKVLLTHDRGGRLQKVSVQPTAEAAPQTVVTYAYDANDDLTSATDALGGTWRYAYQCHLMVQESNRNGLSFYFVYDGVDEGARCVRTWGDDGIYDHEITYAEGTTVVENSLGHVTVYKQDETGQVVSIIDATGAETKYAYDETSGQQTAEILPDGSQTRWVFDEQGHCISIVGPDGAELKLEHGPLGLPTKVVDAQGAAWHWSYDGLGHLVGRRDPLGRAQQFEWQGPQLVGVTDALGQQSRLEYDAQGNLASLRAPDGTTTRWAHDPWGRVVAATDAKGNVQHREWDALGRLVRVREPDGNERRLAYDAEGNVVHAKDVHHDVRFTYQGMNRLRKREEAGTAVRFAYDTEEQLLGVQNEHGMVYQFVLGPTGLVQEEWGFDRLKRTYLRDPVGRVQQVIRPQGETIAYTYDVAGRVVEVEHSDGTKESFAYRVDGAMLVAGNADVVVKFERDVLGRVTKEVQGEEWVASSFDGAGFRTGIRSSKGLRHTIRRNGMGDVLGLSAYVEAGGHDLPFEFAHVDGAGERAYEAEFQRDSVGLEIARHLPGGVSARWERDNLGRPVRQSLEVRGQEVRARVYKWEPNDRLKRISDSVSGPITFEHDALGSLMSATFQDSAERTLRELRMPDAVGNLFRTRERDDRKYGPSGELLEARGAEGVTTYAYDVEGNLVKKVGPEGEWRYEWNGAGRLVRVVRPDGTAVTFGYDALGRRVWKQWKGKRTRWVWDGNVPLHEWVEAVEERGGVVQVEGGETAAQAQRAALLVSQPAQGPPAAVKPFQQAAAAEGTAEQPITWLFEPESFTPMAKLVGDETFSIVADHLGVPTSMVDELGRVVWQAQIGTWGDLKDVQGVKGACPFRWPGQYEDEETGLYYNRFRYYAPEAGQYVSQDPIGLMGGLRPLGYCSDVSKEADPLGLSKSCTKLLPPGPKRPPEDPTKPIVGAELPVGYRFEQAVGPNQAAPGAFGTNETITSVGFVRNDLAVIPSFKGEIAGVRTVEVVRPVRAQVSTVGPQTENGVLYPGGRTQIQILEYDPADPFVKFVSPVRSLPP, encoded by the coding sequence ATGCTTGTCTCCACGCATTTCGATCCCGTGATCGGGCTCGACATCCACATCGTGTTGGTGCCGACCCCCGCGGGCCCCGTGCCCACGCCCTTGCCGTTCCCCTTCGTGGGGGTCGTGTGGAAGCCACCGGGAAACCCGGTGGCCATCCTCAAGAAGATGATCAAGGAGGCGCCCAAACGGCTGGGAAAAGCGGCCGTGAAGCAGCTCTTTCAGGGGGGCAACGCCCTCGAGGAAGAGATCTCCGCGATGGAGGACGAGATCGTCTCCGAGAGCCTGGGCGAGTTCGCGAACATCGGCAAAGGCAAGGTCCAGGTGAACCAGCTGCCGGTGACCCACACGGGCGACGGCGTGAAGTTGCTGGTGCCACACCCTCCCGTGCCAGGTCCGTTCCAGAAGCCGCCCTCAAACGATGCGGAGCTGCTCTTCGGGGGGCTGATGGTGGCGTTCGAGGACGCCATGGTGGTGCGCCTGGGCGACATCGCCATGAGCTGTTTCGACCCCACGGGGCGGGCTCCCGTATCGACGGTGCTGGCAATCCCGAAGGGCCCCTTGGTGCTGGTGCCGCGGCCTCCGGTGCCCGACCTGAAGCTCATCGCCCAGAAGATCAAAGATTGGGCAAAGGGCAAGCTGCAGAAGGTCGCCGCGAAGCTCAAGCGAAAGCTCTTCAAGCAGTTTCGCAAGCACCAAAAGCGCAGCTTGCGTTGGAAGCAGCTGAGCGCCGTCGTTCAGGTGCGATGCCGCAAGGACGACAAGGGCCTGCGGTCGATGTGGAACCGCAAGGTGTGTCGTGTCACGGGACACCCCGTAGACGTGGCCACGGGCCGCATGTTCACAGACAACGTGGACTTCGAGTTGCCGGGGCCTTTGCCCCTACGTTTCGAGCGCGTCTACGATACGTCGCTTTCGTACCGGCGGGGGCCGCTCGGACATGGCTGGTTCCACAGCTTGGACGTGGCGCTTTACCCCAAGCGGGGCGCCATGGTTTTGCGCGCAGAGGATGGGCGCGAGATCGAGTTTTCAACCTGGGAACTACCGGATCACGTGTTCCAAGTCGGGACCAGCGTGCGGCACCCGATCGAGCGCAGCACCCTGCGCTGCGTGGGCCGCCAGAAGTTCGAGCTGGAAACGGCGGACGGGCTCATCTGGAGTTTTGGTCCGGTCGCGGGAACGCCGGAGCTGAAAGCGATCGAGAAACGTCGTCGCGACGGCGCGGCGATTCGCTTTGCCTACGATGCGGGAGGGCTTCTCGAGCACGTGGTCGACAGCACGGGGCGCAAGGTCTTGTTGACCCACGATCGAGGGGGACGGTTGCAGAAAGTTTCGGTGCAGCCCACCGCCGAGGCGGCACCCCAAACGGTGGTGACGTATGCCTACGACGCCAACGATGACCTGACCTCTGCCACCGACGCCCTGGGCGGCACCTGGCGCTACGCCTACCAGTGTCACCTGATGGTGCAGGAGTCGAACCGCAACGGCCTGTCGTTCTACTTCGTGTACGACGGCGTCGACGAAGGCGCCCGCTGCGTGCGGACCTGGGGTGACGACGGCATCTACGACCACGAGATCACGTATGCCGAAGGCACCACGGTGGTGGAGAACTCCCTGGGCCACGTGACGGTCTACAAGCAAGACGAAACGGGTCAGGTCGTCTCGATCATCGATGCCACGGGCGCGGAAACGAAGTACGCGTACGATGAAACCTCGGGCCAACAAACGGCGGAGATCTTGCCGGATGGCAGCCAAACGCGCTGGGTCTTCGACGAGCAAGGCCACTGCATTTCGATCGTAGGCCCCGACGGCGCCGAACTGAAGCTCGAGCATGGGCCCTTGGGTCTGCCAACGAAGGTGGTGGATGCACAGGGCGCCGCGTGGCATTGGTCATACGACGGCCTGGGGCACCTGGTGGGGCGCCGGGATCCGCTGGGCCGCGCGCAACAGTTCGAGTGGCAAGGGCCCCAGCTGGTGGGTGTGACGGATGCCTTGGGCCAGCAGAGCCGCCTCGAGTACGACGCACAGGGGAATTTGGCGTCTTTGCGTGCGCCGGACGGCACCACGACCCGTTGGGCGCACGACCCGTGGGGCCGCGTGGTCGCCGCGACAGACGCCAAGGGCAACGTGCAACACCGGGAGTGGGATGCGCTGGGACGGCTGGTGCGGGTGCGCGAGCCCGACGGCAACGAGCGGAGGCTGGCCTACGACGCCGAAGGCAACGTGGTGCATGCGAAGGACGTGCACCACGACGTACGGTTCACGTACCAGGGCATGAACCGGCTGCGGAAGCGAGAAGAGGCAGGCACGGCGGTGCGCTTCGCGTACGACACGGAAGAGCAGCTTCTGGGGGTGCAGAACGAACACGGGATGGTGTACCAGTTCGTGCTGGGACCAACGGGCTTGGTGCAAGAAGAGTGGGGATTCGACCGACTCAAGCGCACGTACCTGCGGGATCCGGTAGGGCGGGTGCAGCAGGTGATACGGCCGCAGGGCGAGACGATCGCGTACACGTACGACGTGGCGGGACGGGTGGTGGAGGTCGAGCACAGCGACGGAACGAAGGAGAGCTTCGCGTACCGCGTGGATGGCGCCATGTTGGTGGCTGGCAATGCCGACGTGGTGGTGAAGTTCGAGCGCGATGTGCTGGGGCGTGTGACGAAGGAGGTGCAGGGGGAAGAATGGGTGGCGTCGTCATTCGACGGGGCCGGCTTCCGCACGGGCATTCGCTCGTCGAAGGGGCTGCGTCACACGATCCGGCGCAATGGGATGGGGGACGTGCTGGGGTTATCGGCGTATGTGGAAGCGGGAGGGCACGACCTGCCCTTCGAGTTCGCGCACGTGGATGGGGCCGGGGAGCGGGCCTATGAGGCCGAGTTCCAGCGCGACAGCGTGGGGCTGGAGATCGCGCGGCATCTGCCGGGTGGGGTCAGTGCGCGCTGGGAGCGCGACAACCTAGGGCGGCCGGTGCGGCAGAGCCTAGAGGTGCGCGGACAGGAGGTGCGGGCGCGCGTTTACAAGTGGGAGCCGAACGATCGGCTCAAGCGGATTTCGGATTCGGTGTCGGGACCGATCACATTCGAACACGACGCCCTGGGAAGTCTGATGAGCGCGACGTTTCAGGACAGCGCGGAACGTACATTGCGGGAGTTGCGGATGCCGGATGCCGTGGGCAACCTGTTCCGCACGCGCGAGCGTGACGATCGGAAATACGGTCCCAGCGGTGAGTTGCTCGAGGCGCGGGGGGCTGAGGGGGTGACCACGTATGCGTATGACGTGGAAGGCAACCTGGTGAAGAAGGTGGGGCCGGAAGGCGAGTGGAGGTACGAGTGGAACGGGGCGGGGCGTCTGGTGCGCGTGGTGCGGCCGGATGGGACGGCGGTGACGTTTGGATACGATGCGCTCGGGCGGCGGGTATGGAAGCAGTGGAAGGGCAAGCGCACGCGTTGGGTGTGGGATGGGAATGTGCCGCTGCACGAGTGGGTGGAGGCGGTAGAGGAGCGAGGAGGTGTGGTGCAGGTGGAGGGCGGGGAGACGGCCGCGCAGGCGCAACGGGCGGCCTTGCTTGTGTCGCAGCCGGCGCAGGGGCCGCCAGCGGCTGTAAAGCCGTTTCAACAAGCGGCGGCTGCAGAAGGAACTGCTGAACAGCCCATCACGTGGCTGTTCGAGCCCGAGAGCTTCACGCCCATGGCGAAGCTCGTGGGCGACGAGACGTTCAGCATCGTGGCCGACCACCTGGGTGTGCCCACCAGCATGGTGGACGAGCTCGGGCGGGTGGTGTGGCAAGCGCAGATCGGGACGTGGGGAGACCTAAAAGACGTTCAGGGCGTGAAGGGGGCCTGCCCCTTCCGGTGGCCAGGGCAGTACGAGGACGAAGAGACGGGGCTCTACTACAACCGGTTTCGGTACTACGCACCGGAGGCGGGCCAGTATGTGAGCCAAGACCCTATCGGGTTGATGGGGGGACTTCGGCCGCTCGGATATTGCAGCGATGTATCAAAGGAAGCTGATCCTCTGGGGCTGTCGAAGTCCTGTACTAAGCTACTTCCGCCCGGGCCAAAACGGCCTCCGGAGGATCCGACCAAGCCGATCGTCGGAGCAGAGTTGCCGGTTGGTTACCGCTTTGAGCAGGCGGTGGGGCCAAATCAAGCCGCACCGGGCGCTTTCGGAACGAACGAGACGATCACATCCGTCGGATTCGTGAGGAATGACCTCGCGGTCATCCCGTCTTTCAAGGGAGAGATTGCAGGTGTGCGGACGGTAGAAGTCGTCCGGCCCGTAAGGGCACAAGTCAGTACAGTTGGACCGCAAACGGAAAATGGAGTGTTGTATCCTGGGGGACGGACGCAAATCCAGATTCTGGAGTACGACCCAGCAGATCCTTTCGTAAAGTTCGTTAGCCCTGTTCGCTCCTTGCCACCATAG
- a CDS encoding DUF1552 domain-containing protein — protein sequence MKLLPRRQFLRGAAGVTIALPSLLSLEGRAKPAHAAQNPKRFIAMATVLGTYPERFWPRAPGSQAFAPDYRPQRNYATGTGDGESTVFELQEIGKPLEAHKGDLIYIEGLNRVNSSGHGGYCNLLTGVSSPVPKEEIGGAMSLDQAIAKKIGGDTKFSSLQVGVQNSGTGKYACLSWYASGQPAPAEPNPIELYKRVFAEVPDRGADNSALEAMIARRKSVLDAAMAQAKTLQQKASAADKAKLENYFDSVRQVEMRLTKINAALGCSKPASPALGPFPKNIPVEATPDVAQAQVELLTLAFACDLTRVATFQIGHEGSNMTHPWLQVPIRHHDLSHTKPDAADYQKNYDHIAAIGNWHAKVLAVLIDRLKQMPEGESTVWDNTLVLWMNGLTWGCFHSDDQIPVMLAGSAGGHFKTGRHLRFSREKGMPIATTNDVMAQVQKAYGITDSGFGDPKFNQRPLPQLVG from the coding sequence ATGAAGCTCTTGCCGCGACGTCAATTCCTTCGAGGAGCCGCGGGCGTCACGATAGCCCTTCCCTCGCTCCTCTCCCTGGAGGGCCGCGCCAAGCCCGCACACGCTGCGCAGAATCCCAAACGATTCATCGCCATGGCCACCGTTCTTGGGACCTACCCAGAACGCTTTTGGCCGCGCGCGCCGGGGTCACAGGCCTTCGCCCCCGATTACCGCCCGCAGCGCAACTACGCCACGGGCACGGGAGACGGGGAAAGCACGGTGTTCGAGCTTCAAGAGATCGGCAAGCCGCTCGAGGCACACAAGGGGGATCTGATTTACATCGAAGGCCTGAACCGTGTGAACAGCAGCGGCCATGGAGGCTACTGCAACCTCCTCACGGGCGTGAGCTCCCCGGTTCCGAAGGAAGAGATCGGGGGGGCCATGAGTTTGGATCAGGCGATCGCAAAGAAGATTGGTGGCGATACCAAGTTCTCCTCTCTTCAAGTGGGCGTGCAGAACTCCGGCACGGGCAAGTACGCGTGTTTATCCTGGTACGCGTCGGGCCAACCCGCTCCCGCGGAGCCGAATCCGATCGAGCTATACAAGCGCGTGTTTGCGGAGGTGCCTGACCGGGGCGCTGACAACAGCGCCTTGGAAGCGATGATCGCACGACGCAAGTCCGTGCTGGACGCAGCGATGGCACAGGCCAAGACTCTGCAGCAAAAGGCCAGCGCTGCGGACAAGGCCAAGCTTGAAAACTATTTCGATTCCGTCCGTCAGGTGGAAATGCGGCTGACGAAGATCAACGCCGCGCTGGGTTGCAGCAAACCCGCGTCACCGGCGCTTGGACCCTTTCCCAAGAACATTCCCGTGGAAGCCACGCCTGACGTGGCGCAGGCTCAGGTCGAACTTCTCACGCTGGCGTTTGCTTGCGACCTCACCCGGGTGGCCACGTTCCAAATTGGCCATGAGGGGTCGAACATGACCCACCCCTGGCTGCAGGTTCCCATTCGCCATCACGACCTGTCTCACACGAAGCCGGATGCTGCCGACTACCAAAAGAACTACGACCACATCGCCGCGATAGGCAACTGGCACGCCAAGGTGCTAGCCGTGCTCATCGATCGGCTGAAGCAGATGCCTGAGGGTGAGAGCACCGTATGGGACAACACCCTGGTGCTGTGGATGAACGGCCTCACGTGGGGCTGCTTTCACTCTGACGATCAGATCCCTGTGATGCTTGCTGGCTCTGCAGGCGGTCACTTCAAGACGGGTCGACATTTGCGGTTCTCTCGCGAGAAGGGCATGCCCATAGCCACCACCAACGACGTGATGGCACAGGTCCAGAAGGCTTATGGCATCACCGACAGTGGTTTTGGCGATCCGAAGTTCAACCAACGCCCGCTGCCGCAGTTGGTGGGCTGA
- a CDS encoding chemotaxis protein CheW, whose product MDFVQFLIGDRRCALAVGAVLEIVDAPTVTPVPLVGHVVRGVFPYRGQPLAIIDLEPELLGGRALGAAADASEMHRAAVPFALVLEASLHTDPQPVRAALAVDRVSRVRTLEAPHVRPPMHSPRFVTGNVLDSDGPALLLDAGFVIEHAMATVKQGPRSP is encoded by the coding sequence ATGGACTTCGTTCAGTTCTTGATCGGCGATCGGCGCTGCGCGCTGGCGGTGGGCGCGGTGCTCGAGATCGTGGACGCCCCCACGGTGACGCCCGTTCCCCTCGTGGGTCATGTCGTGCGGGGGGTGTTTCCTTACCGGGGGCAACCGCTGGCGATCATCGATCTCGAGCCCGAGCTCTTGGGGGGTCGAGCCCTTGGCGCGGCGGCCGACGCCAGCGAGATGCACCGGGCGGCGGTGCCTTTTGCGCTGGTGCTCGAGGCGTCACTGCATACCGATCCCCAGCCCGTGCGGGCCGCGCTGGCTGTCGATCGGGTGAGCCGGGTGCGCACGCTCGAGGCCCCGCACGTGCGCCCTCCCATGCACAGCCCGCGCTTCGTGACGGGAAACGTGCTCGACAGTGACGGTCCCGCACTGCTGCTCGATGCCGGGTTCGTCATTGAACACGCCATGGCTACCGTCAAACAAGGGCCTCGCTCCCCATGA
- a CDS encoding response regulator, translated as MSAPPHGPYPAGPSEPMDEWAPADAEALRNLFLDEAAGHLQRADSALARLGHTRGDATDEIDTLFRSLHTLKGAAGTVGQAAIADVAHGLEELCAELREGRLAPTGGILDRMGEDIATLKALLEGARQRLVPREAGEPAIVPSPAFDAPPRDERRRSDRRIEADRRLTMDSGAIEAMSDHVGDLIVLRTRIERRLSELDGLKRELNQGRSAMRYALATLHAHIDDGRMTEAPPTRKALTRLSELEWETATVVSHLDRANAGLLADTLAIRRATDTLNEDLRTVRLVPFQWLFRRLHLALGELQASTGAQVKLSTEGGELELDRAALDQLFEPLLHLLRNALTHGMETPEARRAAGKPEEATLRVHARLEGDFVYVTFEDDGQGVDLAQVEAALFHRKGVPLGTLTSEALLEVLFEPGFSTRATVDALAGRGMGLNIVKTVITRLGGRVACHSQRGVGTSFSLCVPMGAAIAQALLFKLGGQVYAVPLGHVVGALPPTSDQSPAARATLSSHVTLTSGERLPVLRLQSLLGLETPPDHRLALMHLRFGERAFAATCDRIIGPRTVVIRPLGAILSLLPYFSGATVSGAGKVQLVVDVAALAEMAFSPKTPAPLARRGPPRVLVVDDSRLAREAAARALTGAGLQTSTAEDGWEAWELLNERRFDAVVTDLEMPRVDGFQLIQRIRRDPTLRHMPVVVLSSRTAQSTQERARRLGANAVVVKAPQRQVLARTLQRLLTAARGPL; from the coding sequence ATGTCCGCGCCTCCCCACGGGCCCTACCCTGCGGGGCCGAGCGAACCCATGGATGAATGGGCACCGGCCGACGCCGAGGCGCTACGCAACCTCTTTCTCGACGAAGCCGCCGGGCATCTACAGCGGGCCGACAGCGCGCTCGCGCGGCTCGGCCACACGCGGGGCGATGCCACCGACGAAATCGACACTCTCTTTCGTTCGTTGCACACGCTGAAGGGGGCGGCGGGCACGGTGGGGCAAGCGGCGATCGCCGACGTGGCCCACGGGCTCGAAGAGCTATGCGCCGAGCTGCGCGAGGGACGTTTGGCGCCCACGGGTGGCATCCTCGATCGCATGGGCGAGGACATCGCCACGCTCAAGGCTCTGCTCGAGGGCGCGCGCCAGCGGCTCGTGCCGCGCGAAGCGGGCGAGCCTGCCATCGTCCCGAGCCCGGCGTTCGATGCGCCCCCCCGGGACGAACGGCGGCGCAGTGATCGGCGGATCGAAGCCGACCGGCGGCTCACGATGGACAGCGGCGCCATCGAGGCGATGAGCGATCACGTAGGCGATCTCATCGTTTTACGCACCCGGATCGAACGCAGGTTGTCGGAGCTCGATGGGCTCAAGCGCGAGCTGAACCAGGGACGAAGCGCCATGCGCTACGCCTTGGCGACTTTGCACGCCCATATCGACGATGGGCGCATGACGGAAGCGCCACCCACACGCAAAGCGCTGACCCGGCTTTCAGAGCTCGAGTGGGAGACGGCCACCGTGGTATCCCACCTCGACCGCGCCAACGCGGGGCTGCTCGCAGACACGCTGGCGATTCGTCGGGCCACGGACACGTTGAACGAGGATCTGCGCACGGTGCGCCTGGTGCCCTTCCAGTGGCTGTTTCGACGCCTGCATCTGGCGCTGGGTGAGCTTCAGGCCAGCACGGGAGCCCAGGTGAAGCTCAGCACGGAGGGCGGCGAGCTCGAGCTCGACCGCGCGGCGCTGGATCAGCTCTTCGAGCCCTTGCTGCATCTCCTGCGCAACGCGCTCACCCACGGGATGGAGACGCCCGAGGCGCGCAGGGCGGCCGGCAAACCCGAAGAGGCCACACTGCGGGTGCACGCCCGGCTGGAAGGCGATTTCGTGTACGTGACGTTCGAGGATGATGGACAGGGCGTCGACCTCGCGCAGGTCGAGGCCGCGCTCTTTCACCGCAAGGGCGTGCCTTTGGGAACGCTCACGAGCGAAGCGTTGCTGGAGGTGTTGTTCGAGCCTGGGTTCTCGACGCGGGCGACGGTCGACGCTTTGGCAGGGCGAGGCATGGGGCTCAACATCGTGAAGACGGTGATTACCCGCCTTGGGGGACGGGTGGCGTGCCACTCGCAGCGGGGCGTGGGCACTTCGTTCTCGCTCTGCGTGCCGATGGGGGCGGCCATCGCACAGGCACTGCTGTTCAAGCTAGGCGGGCAGGTTTATGCGGTGCCGCTCGGGCACGTGGTGGGCGCGCTGCCGCCCACCAGCGACCAAAGCCCCGCGGCGCGGGCCACGCTGTCTTCACACGTCACGCTGACTTCGGGCGAACGGCTGCCCGTGCTGAGGCTTCAGAGCTTGCTTGGTCTCGAGACGCCACCCGATCATCGGCTGGCGCTCATGCACCTGCGCTTTGGCGAGCGTGCGTTCGCCGCCACTTGTGATCGCATCATCGGTCCGCGCACGGTGGTGATCCGGCCGCTGGGAGCCATTTTGTCGCTGCTGCCCTATTTTTCGGGCGCAACGGTCTCGGGGGCCGGCAAGGTGCAGTTGGTGGTGGACGTGGCAGCGCTTGCGGAGATGGCGTTCAGCCCGAAGACGCCGGCGCCTCTTGCCCGCCGGGGGCCGCCGCGCGTGCTGGTGGTCGACGATTCACGGTTGGCCCGCGAGGCGGCCGCACGGGCTTTGACGGGGGCGGGTTTGCAGACCTCGACGGCCGAGGATGGATGGGAGGCGTGGGAGCTTCTGAACGAGCGACGTTTCGACGCGGTGGTGACGGATCTCGAGATGCCGCGGGTGGATGGGTTCCAGCTGATCCAGCGCATCCGCCGCGATCCCACGCTCCGCCACATGCCGGTGGTGGTGTTGTCGTCGCGCACGGCTCAGTCGACCCAGGAGCGGGCGCGCCGGCTTGGGGCGAATGCCGTGGTCGTGAAGGCGCCCCAGCGGCAGGTGCTGGCGCGCACGCTCCAAAGGCTGCTCACGGCGGCGCGCGGCCCGCTGTGA